A window from gamma proteobacterium SS-5 encodes these proteins:
- a CDS encoding YihA family ribosome biogenesis GTP-binding protein encodes MNPFYRQASFLLSASHIGQAPPDQGHEVAFVGRSNAGKSSALNAICDQKALARTSKTPGRTQLLNFFALDGERRLVDLPGYGYAKVAESVKRDWQNNMGEFLAQRGCLRGIILVMDIRNPLKPFDGQMLDWTGQQGLACHILLTKADKLRQKAAQAQAQRLQTQLQGHSAQPSVQPFSGLKKQGVEQVHALLDDWLGRDARAQDPGQTRTR; translated from the coding sequence ATGAACCCATTCTATCGCCAGGCCAGCTTCCTGCTCAGCGCCAGCCATATCGGCCAGGCACCGCCCGATCAGGGCCATGAGGTGGCCTTTGTTGGCCGCTCCAATGCCGGCAAGTCCAGCGCCCTGAACGCCATCTGCGACCAGAAGGCCCTGGCGCGTACCTCCAAGACGCCGGGGCGGACCCAGTTGCTCAACTTCTTCGCCCTGGACGGAGAGCGGCGCCTGGTGGACCTGCCCGGCTACGGCTACGCCAAGGTGGCCGAATCGGTCAAGCGCGACTGGCAGAACAACATGGGGGAATTTCTCGCCCAGCGCGGCTGTCTGCGTGGCATCATCCTGGTGATGGATATCCGCAACCCACTCAAGCCGTTTGACGGGCAGATGCTCGACTGGACCGGCCAGCAGGGCCTGGCCTGCCATATCCTGCTGACCAAGGCAGACAAGCTCAGGCAGAAGGCCGCCCAGGCGCAGGCACAGCGGTTGCAGACGCAGTTGCAGGGACACAGCGCCCAGCCCAGCGTGCAGCCCTTCTCCGGCCTGAAAAAACAGGGCGTGGAGCAGGTACATGCCCTGCTGGATGACTGGTTGGGGCGGGACGCCCGAGCCCAGGACCCAGGCCAAACCCGAACGAGGTAA
- a CDS encoding SCO family protein: protein MNASKPISPNPLLLAAIALSLAGLLVALLFWQPARPGADNAAPAGGDFQLNSQAGPVSLSDFRGKLVLLYFGYTQCPDICPTSLAFLTQAVNELSAEEQARLQVIFISVDPERDSLEHLQVYSSYFHPDYIGLTASPAQVRQVADNYGAGYRRVDSDSEMGYIIDHTAELYLVDAQGQLQTRIPHGTEPEQILQVLRQWLPTPP from the coding sequence ATGAATGCCTCCAAACCGATCTCCCCCAATCCCCTGCTGCTCGCCGCCATTGCCCTGAGTCTGGCCGGCCTGCTCGTCGCCCTGCTGTTCTGGCAGCCTGCCCGCCCCGGTGCCGACAACGCGGCCCCGGCGGGCGGCGACTTCCAGCTCAACAGCCAGGCCGGGCCGGTCAGCCTGAGCGATTTTCGCGGCAAGCTGGTGTTGCTCTACTTTGGCTATACCCAGTGCCCGGACATCTGCCCCACCTCCCTGGCCTTTCTCACCCAGGCGGTGAACGAACTCAGCGCCGAGGAGCAGGCCCGGCTGCAGGTAATCTTCATCAGCGTTGACCCGGAGCGGGATTCCCTGGAGCATCTACAGGTCTATAGCAGCTATTTCCATCCCGACTACATCGGCCTGACCGCAAGCCCGGCGCAGGTGCGCCAGGTGGCGGACAACTACGGTGCCGGTTATCGCCGGGTGGATTCCGACTCCGAGATGGGCTACATCATCGACCATACCGCCGAGCTGTATCTGGTCGATGCCCAAGGCCAGTTGCAGACCCGCATTCCCCACGGCACCGAACCTGAACAGATCCTTCAGGTACTGCGCCAGTGGCTACCCACCCCACCCTGA
- a CDS encoding copper chaperone PCu(A)C codes for MIHQARQLSVSALLLLASGGLLAESAIGIDNPYVRAVPPGTPNSAAFMTINNRGSADNALVGAASPASKVVELHTHVMEDGMMKMRQVQQIDLPAGKAAVLEPGGLHIMLIGLKGNLKPGEQVDLTLKFADGAEQKLSAPVKSPMGMKMR; via the coding sequence ATGATCCACCAAGCCAGACAACTCTCTGTTTCCGCCCTGTTGCTGTTGGCCTCCGGCGGCCTGTTGGCCGAGTCGGCCATCGGCATCGACAACCCCTATGTACGCGCCGTGCCCCCCGGCACCCCGAACAGCGCCGCCTTTATGACCATCAACAACCGGGGCAGCGCCGATAACGCCCTGGTTGGTGCCGCCAGCCCTGCCTCCAAGGTAGTGGAGCTGCACACCCATGTGATGGAGGACGGCATGATGAAGATGCGCCAGGTGCAGCAGATCGACCTGCCCGCCGGCAAGGCCGCAGTGCTCGAACCCGGTGGCCTGCATATCATGCTGATCGGCCTCAAGGGCAATCTCAAGCCCGGCGAGCAGGTGGACCTGACCCTGAAGTTCGCCGATGGCGCAGAGCAGAAGCTAAGTGCCCCGGTGAAGAGCCCGATGGGCATGAAGATGCGCTAA
- a CDS encoding heme biosynthesis protein HemY, which translates to MLFAALAVMLSSVALTLLLREENGYFLLGYGVWTVEGSLALFVLSVLLLFLLGYGLVRGLSNLLAVPASLRDWRSQRQIQRARSSLTKGLIALAEGNWQAAEKELLRHAEQSDMPMINYLASARVAQEQGAEERRDQYLRLAHESMPAADLAVGLIQAELHIRHQQMEQALATLNHLHNLAPKHQQVLKMLAQVLQELKDWDALVELLPTLRKQKTLASGELYALEVRLQVHLLNQAAAKGGEGPLRHVWENMSRTLQRQPELVGLYARLQIGTGRCEEMEQLLRESLEQEWDEGLIELYGQLGSDEPLKLLTQAEHWLQQRPRDPALLLALGRLALRGRLWGKARTYLEACIGVSESPAAYRELGALLEGLEEPQAASACYRKGLELSTSGKSPTLLLTEDRGQMTDDRGQGSED; encoded by the coding sequence ATGTTGTTTGCCGCCCTGGCGGTCATGCTCTCCAGCGTCGCCCTGACCCTGCTGTTGCGCGAGGAGAATGGCTATTTCCTGCTCGGCTACGGGGTCTGGACGGTGGAGGGCAGTCTGGCCCTGTTCGTGCTCAGCGTGTTGTTGCTGTTTTTGCTTGGTTATGGACTGGTGCGTGGCCTGTCCAACCTGCTGGCGGTGCCTGCCAGCCTGCGCGACTGGCGCAGCCAGCGGCAGATCCAGCGTGCCAGAAGCTCCCTGACCAAGGGCCTGATCGCCCTGGCCGAGGGCAACTGGCAGGCGGCGGAGAAGGAGCTGTTGCGCCATGCCGAGCAGTCCGACATGCCTATGATCAACTACCTGGCCAGCGCCCGGGTGGCCCAGGAGCAGGGTGCCGAGGAGCGCCGCGACCAATATCTGCGTCTGGCCCATGAAAGCATGCCCGCAGCCGATCTGGCGGTAGGCCTGATCCAGGCCGAGCTGCACATCCGTCATCAGCAGATGGAACAGGCCCTGGCCACCCTCAATCATCTGCACAATCTGGCCCCCAAACACCAGCAGGTGCTGAAGATGCTGGCCCAGGTGCTGCAGGAGTTGAAGGACTGGGATGCCCTGGTGGAGCTGCTGCCAACCCTGCGCAAGCAAAAGACCCTGGCCAGCGGCGAGCTCTATGCCCTGGAGGTCCGGCTGCAGGTGCATCTGCTCAACCAGGCCGCCGCCAAGGGGGGCGAAGGCCCCCTGCGCCACGTCTGGGAGAACATGTCGCGCACCCTGCAACGGCAGCCCGAGCTGGTGGGCCTCTACGCCCGGTTGCAGATCGGCACGGGCCGTTGCGAGGAGATGGAACAGCTGCTGCGCGAAAGCCTGGAGCAGGAGTGGGACGAGGGCCTGATCGAACTCTACGGCCAGCTCGGCAGCGATGAGCCACTGAAGCTGCTGACCCAGGCCGAACACTGGCTGCAGCAGCGCCCGCGTGACCCGGCCCTGTTGCTGGCCTTGGGCCGCCTGGCCCTGCGCGGCCGCCTTTGGGGCAAGGCGCGTACCTATCTGGAGGCCTGCATCGGCGTGTCTGAATCCCCCGCCGCCTATCGTGAGCTGGGTGCCCTGCTGGAGGGCCTGGAAGAGCCCCAGGCCGCCAGCGCCTGCTACCGCAAGGGCCTGGAGTTATCCACCAGCGGCAAATCCCCGACCCTGCTACTGACAGAGGACAGGGGGCAGATGACAGATGACAGGGGACAGGGGTCAGAGGACTGA